In one Alnus glutinosa chromosome 12, dhAlnGlut1.1, whole genome shotgun sequence genomic region, the following are encoded:
- the LOC133852683 gene encoding uncharacterized protein LOC133852683 codes for MFCEPKFQPAPWLCVGDFNEIAEQSEKVGATLRREPQMVIRNTLEFCGLSDLGYKGPRFTWCNNRSDDSFTKERLNRALANVDWCFHYQQVMVQVLAAQSTDHHPILFVFQDINDKSTPYRRGFKFEAGWLKDPEFLELIRDE; via the exons ATGTTTTGTGAGCCTAAG TTTCAACCAGCTCCCTGGCTCTGTGTGGGAGATTTTAATGAGATTGCGGAACAATCGGAGAAGGTAGGAGCTACTCTTCGTCGTGAACCTCAGATGGTTATCCGGAATACCCTGGAATTTTGCGGGTTGAGTGATCTAGGCTATAAGGGACCACGTTTTACTTGGTGTAACAATCGTTCCGATGATTCCTTCACCAAGGAGAGACTCAATCGTGCATTGGCAAATGTGGATTGGTGCTTTCATTATCAACAAGTCATGGTGCAAGTTTTGGCAGCCCAATCCACTGACCACCACcccattctttttgtttttcaggataTAAATGACAAAAGTACGCCGTATAGGCGTGGTTTTAAGTTTGAGGCTGGATGGTTGAAGGATCCTGAGTTCCTAGAGCTTATCCGTGATGAATGA
- the LOC133851860 gene encoding pentatricopeptide repeat-containing protein At3g49710 — translation MNQISWSFQTFRHLLKTCIAHKDLLIGKSLHALYIKSLVPPSTYLSNHFILLYSKCGRLSAARHVFDCTLDPNVFSFNAIIAAYAKESKTGLAHQLFDRIPQPDLVSYNTLISAYADRSDTEPAFCVFAGMRETGLDMDGFTLSAMITACCYGIDMIRQLHSLAVSGGFDSYVSVNNTLVTYYSKNGFLEEAKRVFDGMEDVRDEVSWNSMIVAYGQHREGAKALGLFQEMVQRGFDVDMFTLASVLTAFTCVEDLLGGLQFHAKLIKTGFHQNSHVGSGLIDLYSKCRGGMSDCRKVFEEIPEPDLVLWNTMISGFSQNEDFSKDALDCFRQMQRIGYCPDDCSFVCVISACSNLSSPSQGKQIHAMAMKSEIPSNRISVNNALVAMYSKCGNLQDSRRLFDRMPEHNTVSLNSMIAGYAQHGIETESLRLFQQMLDTGIAPTSITFISVLSACAHTGKVEEGQRYFNMMKEKFSIEPEAEHYSCMIDLLGRAGKLSEAERLIEMMPFSPGSIGWAALLGACRTHGNMELAIKAGNHFLQLEPSNAAPYVMLANMYASAGKWEEVAGIRKLMRDRGVKKKPGCSWMEVNKRIHVFVAEDSSHPMIKEIHQYLEEMLGKMKRAGYVPDVRWALVKDDETGQGEKEIRLGYHSEKLAVAFGLISTKDGEPILVVKNLRICGDCHNAIKFISAISGREITVRDAHRFHCFKDGQCSCGDYW, via the coding sequence ATGAACCAAATCTCATGGTCCTTCCAAACCTTTCGTCACCTTTTGAAGACATGCATTGCCCACAAAGACCTCCTCATAGGCAAGTCTCTCCACGCACTCTACATCAAGTCCCTCGTCCCTCCTTCCACCTACCTCTCCAACCACTTCATCCTTCTATACTCCAAATGTGGCCGCCTCTCCGCGGCTCGCCACGTCTTCGACTGCACACTAGACCCCAATGTTTTCTCCTTCAACGCCATCATTGCAGCGTACGCTAAAGAATCCAAGACTGGTCTTGCCCACCAACTATTCGATCGAATCCCCCAACCGGACCTTGTTTCTTATAACACTCTTATTTCTGCTTATGCTGATCGCAGCGACACTGAACCCGCTTTTTGCGTGTTTGCGGGAATGAGAGAGACGGGTCTTGACATGGATGGCTTCACACTTTCTGCTATGATCACCGCTTGTTGTTATGGCATTGACATGATTAGGCAATTGCACTCTTTGGCGGTGTCCGGTGGGTTTGATTCTTATGTTTCGGTTAACAATACGCTCGTAACGTATTATAGTAAGAATGGGTTTCTGGAGGAGGCGAAGAGGGTGTTTGATGGGATGGAAGATGTTAGAGATGAGGTGTCTTGGAATTCGATGATCGTGGCGTATGGACAGCATAGGGAAGGAGCAAAAGCGCTGGGATTGTTTCAGGAAATGGTACAGAGGGGATTTGATGTTGATATGTTTACTTTGGCAAGTGTTTTGACTGCATTTACGTGTGTGGAGGATTTGTTGGGTGGGCTTCAGTTTCATGCTAAGTTGATAAAAACTGGGTTTCACCAGAATTCTCATGTGGGTAGTGGTTTGATTGATTTATATTCCAAGTGTAGGGGTGGTATGTCAGATTGTAGGAAAGTTTTTGAAGAGATTCCTGAGCCGGATTTGGTTCTATGGAACACAATGATTTCGGGGTTTTCCCAGAATGAGGATTTTTCTAAAGACGCTCTCGACTGCTTCCGGCAGATGCAGCGTATCGGTTACTGCCCTGATGATTGCAGCTTTGTCTGCGTGATTAGTGCATGCTCCAATTTGTCATCTCCCTCTCAAggaaaacagattcatgcaATGGCAATGAAATCTGAGATTCCTTCTAATCGAATTTCAGTGAATAACGCTCTGGTTGCAATGTACTCAAAATGTGGGAATCTTCAAGATTCAAGGAGGTTATTTGATAGGATGCCAGAGCACAATACAGTTTCTTTGAATTCGATGATTGCAGGTTATGCTCAACATGGTATTGAAACAGAATCACTACGTCTGTTTCAACAAATGCTGGACACAGGTATTGCCCCTACAAGTATAACATTCATCTCTGTTCTTTCTGCATGTGCACACACTGGAAAAGTTGAGGAGGGTCAGAGGTATTTCAATATGATGAAAGAGAAGTTCAGCATTGAACCAGAAGCAGAGCATTATTCATGCATGATAGATCTTTTGGGTCGTGCTGGCAAACTGAGTGAGGCTGAGAGGCTGATTGAGATGATGCCATTTAGCCCTGGATCCATTGGGTGGGCTGCGTTACTTGGTGCCTGTAGAACGCATGGAAACATGGAGCTAGCAATAAAAGCCGGCAATCATTTTCTTCAGTTGGAACCTTCAAATGCTGCTCCATATGTCATGCTTGCCAATATGTATGCCAGTGCTGGAAAATGGGAAGAGGTAGCAGGAATTAGAAAGCTTATGCGAGATAGAGGTGTGAAGAAGAAACCAGGTTGTAGCTGGATGGAGGTGAATAAGAGGATACATGTGTTTGTGGCTGAAGATAGTTCACACCCGATGATAAAGGAAATTCACCAGTACTTGGAGGAGATGTTGGGGAAGATGAAGCGAGCAGGTTATGTGCCAGATGTGAGATGGGCTTTGGTTAAGGATGACGAAACAGGGCAGGGAGAGAAGGAGATAAGGTTAGGGTATCACAGTGAGAAGCTAGCTGTTGCATTTGGGCTGATCTCGACTAAAGATGGGGAGCCTATTCTTGTAGTGAAAAACCTAAGGATTTGTGGGGATTGCCACAAtgcaattaaatttatctctgcCATTTCTGGGAGGGAAATCACTGTTAGAGATGCTCATAGGTTTCACTGCTTTAAGGACGGACAGTGCTCATGTGGGGATTATTGGTAA
- the LOC133883054 gene encoding probable pectin methylesterase CGR2 has product MSRRQASSTRRGGSFPFVGALNSKSKSSPLLSTCLFLLGAFLLIGYAFRGSGAFGRGREAISHIEGDFSCTLEVQRAIPILKKAYGDSMRKVLHVGPDTCSMVSKLLKEEETEAWGVEPYDIEDADGNCKNLVRKGIVRVADIKFPLPYRAKSFSLIIVSDALDYLSPKYLNKTLPEFARVSADGLVIFTGHPGQQRAKVAELSKFGRPAKMRSSSWWARFFVQTSLEENEAAIKKFEQAALKNSYKPNCQVFHLNSYH; this is encoded by the exons ATGTCAAGGAGGCAAGCAAGCTCCACACGACGCGGTGGAAGCTTTCCGTTTGTTGGAgccttaaattcaaaatcaaaatcttcTCCATTATTATCCACATGCCTTTTCCTTCTG GGAGCGTTCCTTCTTATCGGCTATGCTTTTCGTGGCTCAG GTGCATTTGGACGAGGTAGAGAAGCGATTAGTCATATTGAAG GTGACTTTTCATGCACATTAGAAGTTCAGAGAGCAATACCTATTCTAAAGAAAGCATATGGGGACAGCATGCGTAAAGTTTTGCATGTGGGCCCTGATACTTGTTCTATGGTCTCCAAATTGTTAAAAGAAGAGGAAACTGAAGCGTGGGGTGTGGAGCCATATGACATAGAGGACGCTGATGGAAACTGCAAGAATCTGGTGCGCAAAGGCATTGTACGCGTGGCTGATATCAAGTTTCCTCTGCCATATAGAGCAAAATCTTTTTCTCTAATTATTGTGTCAGATGCTTTGGATTATCTGTCTCCAAAATACCTAAACAAGACTCTTCCAGAATTTGCAAGGGTGTCTGCTGATGGTCTTGTTATTTTTACAg GTCACCCTGGTCAACAGAGAGCTAAAGTTGCTGAGTTATCCAAATTTGGACGGCCG GCGAAAATGCGAAGCTCGTCTTGGTGGGCACGCTTTTTTGTCCAAACCAGCTTAGAAGAAAATGAAGCTGCCATTAAGAAGTTTGAGCAGGCTGCACTCAAGAATTCATACAAGCCAAACTGCCAAGTGTTCCATCTCAACTCATACCATTGA